The Pyrobaculum sp. 3827-6 genome has a segment encoding these proteins:
- a CDS encoding L-threonylcarbamoyladenylate synthase, producing the protein MRLLRTDPTRPDPHVIKSAAEVLDRGGIVAAPTETVYGLFAHAYREDGCIKVFKAKGRPMDNPLIVHVDSLEMAEEVAEIPRDIAEVLRRVWPGPITVVAKSRGVVSRCVTAGLDTLAVRAPAHPVALAIIRELGAPIAGPSANKAGRPSPTTALHVVEDLDGEVDLIIDGGPTFFGVESTIINVTRRPPALLRPGPFTVEELERFFGAVEIPPVARGVAEAEVALAPGMKYRHYAPETALVVVHFDLGDAVRALKSRGLKVAVLCAVGKCAEADYVIDMGSDLYEVARNLYKSLRDLDRLGVDVGLAPALEERGIGLAIMNRLRKAAGHREVFNTGQLLSVV; encoded by the coding sequence GTGAGGCTGTTGCGGACAGACCCCACGAGGCCGGATCCCCACGTCATCAAGTCCGCGGCCGAGGTGTTGGACAGAGGCGGCATAGTGGCGGCCCCCACGGAGACGGTATATGGCCTATTTGCACACGCCTATAGAGAAGACGGCTGTATAAAGGTGTTTAAAGCAAAGGGCCGCCCCATGGACAACCCCTTGATAGTCCACGTCGACTCTCTCGAAATGGCTGAGGAGGTCGCGGAGATACCGAGAGACATCGCCGAGGTGCTAAGGCGGGTATGGCCAGGCCCCATCACGGTGGTGGCTAAGTCGCGTGGAGTTGTTTCTAGATGCGTGACCGCGGGGCTGGACACTCTAGCCGTGAGGGCGCCGGCCCACCCAGTGGCTCTTGCCATAATTAGAGAGCTGGGGGCCCCTATTGCGGGGCCCAGCGCCAACAAGGCAGGTAGGCCGAGCCCCACCACTGCTTTACACGTAGTTGAGGATCTAGACGGCGAGGTGGATCTCATAATAGACGGGGGGCCTACCTTCTTCGGCGTGGAGTCCACCATTATAAACGTCACGAGGAGGCCACCTGCGTTGCTCCGGCCCGGTCCCTTCACTGTGGAGGAGTTGGAGAGGTTTTTCGGCGCTGTGGAAATTCCGCCGGTGGCGCGGGGGGTGGCGGAGGCGGAGGTGGCTCTTGCGCCGGGTATGAAGTACCGCCACTACGCCCCGGAGACGGCGCTTGTAGTGGTGCATTTCGATCTAGGCGACGCCGTCAGGGCTTTGAAGTCTAGGGGGCTTAAGGTGGCCGTGCTGTGTGCAGTTGGTAAATGCGCAGAGGCCGACTACGTCATTGATATGGGTTCTGATTTATACGAGGTGGCGAGAAATTTATACAAGTCGCTGAGAGACCTCGACAGGCTTGGAGTGGACGTGGGTTTGGCGCCGGCCTTGGAGGAGCGGGGCATAGGTCTGGCTATTATGAACAGGTTGCGTAAGGCTGCGGGGCATAGGGAGGTTTTTAATACAGGACAGCTACTGTCGGTGGTATGA
- a CDS encoding NAD(P)-dependent oxidoreductase codes for MEITIVGMGNMGKAFAKRAAAQGFEVLWWNRTREKVKEAPGRPIAKLEEAKGLAVVFVADDQALHSVVPHLGGDYIALAGTYSVDGARRALELLKARGKKAFAMPVVGSPRNVENGDAIYIVGAPDDVYIKVRPVLEKFGTILHVGNDINAVVLKLAYNAFLISTVAVLGESLALVGKYGINPDVFKELLSLTVFKDVAARYIDRMLGHAPPTFTVKNAAKDMRYASLAAGEAEMGNVAISGVKALYEILTAMGRGEEDYAKAGVLESRHD; via the coding sequence ATGGAAATCACCATAGTCGGCATGGGCAACATGGGGAAGGCCTTCGCAAAGCGGGCCGCGGCGCAAGGATTTGAGGTGTTGTGGTGGAACCGCACCAGGGAAAAGGTCAAGGAGGCGCCGGGGCGCCCCATCGCCAAGCTGGAGGAAGCCAAGGGCCTCGCCGTGGTGTTCGTCGCCGACGACCAAGCTCTTCACAGCGTGGTGCCGCACCTAGGCGGCGACTACATAGCGCTGGCCGGCACCTACTCAGTCGACGGCGCCAGGAGGGCGCTGGAGCTTCTAAAAGCCCGGGGGAAGAAAGCCTTTGCAATGCCCGTGGTGGGGAGCCCCCGTAACGTAGAAAACGGCGACGCCATATATATAGTAGGGGCCCCAGACGACGTATACATAAAGGTCAGACCAGTCCTAGAGAAGTTCGGCACCATTCTACACGTTGGTAATGACATCAACGCCGTTGTGCTGAAGCTGGCGTACAACGCCTTCCTAATCTCCACGGTGGCGGTGCTTGGGGAGTCCTTAGCCCTCGTGGGCAAATACGGCATAAACCCAGACGTATTTAAGGAGTTGCTCTCCCTCACTGTGTTTAAAGACGTGGCGGCGCGCTACATCGACAGGATGCTGGGCCACGCGCCGCCCACCTTTACAGTGAAAAACGCCGCAAAGGATATGCGTTACGCCTCGCTAGCCGCCGGCGAGGCCGAGATGGGCAACGTGGCCATAAGCGGGGTTAAGGCGCTGTATGAGATACTCACCGCCATGGGCCGGGGGGAGGAGGACTACGCCAAGGCCGGCGTCTTAGAGTCACGACATGACTAG
- the asnS gene encoding asparagine--tRNA ligase — protein sequence MEPYKKAEPIAEVLKRGEGRATVRGWVHRKRVLKEKIFILLRDSTGVVQLVLPRDRFREAEDLNLESSLVVTGSLVREPRAPGGVELHVESIDWAYSGEPYPINEDAVAADSEYLLDVRHLWVRSRKMQAVLKIRHTVFGAIHEYFRRSGFYEVHTPMFITAAVEGGATLFKVDYFGQPVYLTQSSQFYLEVLIYSLEKVYVVAPSFRAEPSRTRRHLTEFWHAEMEMAWAGMEDAARVGEEVISHVVEKVLEERQDELKLLGRKTEYLERAKPPFYRVSYDEAVEILRRRGVSINWGDDIGADEERALTLEFDKPLVLYGFPEKLKAFYHRNDPRRPEVTLSFDVLLPEGYGEVIGGGERIYDERELVDKIKRFGLDPRDYWWYIDLRRYGSVPHSGFGLGVDRLTMWITGADHIRDVVPFPRDVRRTTP from the coding sequence ATGGAGCCTTATAAAAAGGCGGAGCCTATAGCCGAGGTTTTGAAGAGAGGCGAGGGTAGGGCCACGGTACGGGGCTGGGTGCACCGTAAGAGGGTATTGAAGGAGAAGATATTCATCTTGCTTCGCGACTCCACCGGCGTAGTTCAATTAGTGCTTCCCAGAGACAGGTTTAGAGAGGCCGAGGATCTGAATCTAGAATCTTCGCTAGTTGTCACCGGGTCGTTGGTGAGGGAGCCCAGGGCGCCCGGCGGCGTGGAGCTTCACGTCGAGAGTATAGACTGGGCCTACAGTGGCGAGCCCTATCCCATAAATGAAGACGCCGTCGCCGCCGACAGCGAGTACCTCCTAGACGTGAGGCACCTCTGGGTGAGGAGTAGGAAAATGCAGGCTGTGTTGAAGATTAGACACACGGTGTTCGGCGCGATACATGAATACTTTAGGAGGAGCGGCTTCTACGAGGTGCACACGCCAATGTTCATAACGGCGGCTGTGGAGGGCGGCGCCACCCTATTCAAAGTGGACTACTTCGGCCAGCCGGTTTACCTAACCCAGAGCTCGCAGTTCTACCTCGAGGTGTTGATATACAGCCTCGAGAAGGTGTACGTAGTCGCGCCCAGCTTCAGGGCGGAGCCCTCTAGAACGAGGCGCCACCTCACCGAGTTCTGGCACGCCGAGATGGAGATGGCGTGGGCCGGCATGGAGGACGCGGCGCGCGTCGGCGAGGAGGTGATCAGCCACGTAGTTGAGAAGGTGCTTGAGGAGAGGCAGGACGAGTTGAAATTACTGGGGAGGAAGACTGAATACCTAGAGAGGGCGAAGCCGCCGTTTTACCGGGTGAGCTACGACGAGGCCGTGGAGATTCTGAGAAGGAGGGGCGTTTCTATCAACTGGGGTGACGACATCGGCGCCGATGAGGAGAGGGCCTTAACGCTGGAGTTCGACAAGCCTCTGGTGCTCTACGGCTTCCCCGAGAAGCTGAAGGCGTTTTACCACAGGAATGACCCCAGGAGGCCGGAGGTGACGCTGAGCTTCGACGTCCTCCTGCCGGAGGGCTACGGCGAGGTGATCGGGGGCGGCGAGAGGATATACGACGAGAGAGAACTCGTGGACAAGATAAAGAGGTTTGGACTAGACCCGAGGGACTATTGGTGGTATATAGATCTTAGGAGGTACGGCTCGGTGCCGCATTCCGGCTTCGGGCTGGGGGTGGATAGACTCACGATGTGGATAACCGGCGCCGACCACATCAGAGACGTTGTGCCGTTTCCACGTGACGTGCGCCGCACCACGCCCTAA
- a CDS encoding adenylate kinase family protein, which yields MTCAAPRPKALITGTPGVGKTTHCRKLAEVLSTRCVTVGEVLANTPYVVYIPELATYEISDLARAAEVVCRAVAPGDVVDTHVVELSPDPEAVVVLRKAPDVLFRELVDRGWPLKKVLDNVWAEMLDVVYVKARERWPWAVQIDVTKRSRDETFEAIRRCVVGGGCLDEAVDWLSYAERSGFLEFIERLSRWGRSS from the coding sequence GTGACGTGCGCCGCACCACGCCCTAAGGCCCTCATAACAGGCACGCCGGGCGTAGGCAAGACAACCCACTGCAGAAAACTCGCCGAGGTTCTCAGCACAAGGTGCGTCACAGTTGGCGAGGTACTGGCCAACACCCCCTACGTTGTGTACATACCTGAGCTCGCGACTTACGAAATTAGCGACTTGGCACGCGCCGCCGAGGTTGTGTGTAGAGCCGTCGCCCCCGGCGATGTGGTGGACACGCACGTGGTGGAGCTGTCTCCCGATCCGGAGGCCGTCGTGGTGTTGAGAAAGGCGCCAGACGTCTTGTTTAGAGAGCTGGTGGATAGGGGGTGGCCTCTGAAGAAGGTGCTTGACAACGTCTGGGCAGAGATGCTGGACGTTGTCTACGTCAAGGCTAGGGAGAGGTGGCCCTGGGCCGTGCAGATAGACGTCACCAAGCGGAGCCGAGACGAGACTTTTGAAGCGATAAGGCGGTGTGTGGTGGGGGGCGGCTGTCTAGACGAGGCCGTGGACTGGCTGAGCTACGCCGAGAGGAGCGGGTTTCTGGAATTTATTGAACGTCTGTCTCGCTGGGGGCGCTCCTCTTGA
- a CDS encoding DUF354 domain-containing protein, which produces MTRVLFDALTPKQARIAAVLHIEGAQRGVEVVVTCRDYMHVADMLELYGVPHRCVGRYGVSLYEKLVYGLERQRALADVAVEVDAMVGFPSPDAARVVFGLGKPLVVLNDTPHAHHVNRLVIPLSDVLVAPAATPEEAWRRYCPRRVVTFDGVFEYMWTSRFAPNPDVVKSLGLSPGGYVVFRPEEAHAAYYRWDYADLRRRLVEEARRLGYVVVNIPRYPDQIMDGVVNLTKAVDHLQLAYFSAGVVTGGASMATEAALLGVPALSYFPEGYYLDDYLAKRGAPLYRCRDLETCRGALREMLRVGRAGPLKLEDPSRVIFEVVSGVVSR; this is translated from the coding sequence ATGACTAGGGTCCTCTTCGACGCGTTGACGCCTAAGCAGGCGAGAATAGCCGCAGTTCTCCATATAGAGGGCGCCCAGCGGGGGGTCGAGGTGGTGGTTACATGTAGGGACTATATGCACGTGGCCGATATGCTTGAGCTATACGGCGTGCCCCACCGTTGTGTCGGTAGGTACGGCGTGTCGCTTTACGAGAAGCTCGTATACGGTCTGGAGCGGCAGAGAGCTTTGGCAGACGTGGCGGTGGAGGTCGACGCCATGGTGGGCTTCCCGTCGCCCGACGCCGCCCGTGTGGTGTTTGGGCTGGGCAAGCCGCTAGTGGTCCTTAACGATACCCCCCACGCGCATCACGTCAATAGGCTTGTTATCCCCCTCTCCGATGTGTTGGTGGCGCCAGCCGCGACGCCGGAGGAGGCTTGGAGGAGGTACTGCCCCCGTAGGGTGGTGACGTTCGACGGAGTGTTTGAATATATGTGGACTTCTAGGTTTGCCCCAAACCCCGACGTGGTGAAGAGCCTGGGGCTTAGCCCCGGGGGCTACGTGGTTTTTAGACCTGAGGAGGCGCACGCGGCTTACTACCGCTGGGACTACGCAGACCTCCGCAGGAGGCTTGTGGAGGAGGCGAGGCGTCTCGGCTACGTAGTGGTGAACATACCCCGGTACCCCGACCAGATAATGGATGGCGTGGTTAATCTCACAAAGGCCGTGGACCATCTTCAGCTTGCCTACTTCTCCGCAGGTGTTGTGACAGGCGGGGCCTCTATGGCCACTGAGGCCGCGTTGCTGGGGGTGCCCGCCCTCTCCTACTTCCCGGAGGGCTACTACCTAGATGACTACCTGGCGAAGAGGGGGGCCCCCTTGTATAGGTGTAGAGACTTGGAAACTTGTCGAGGGGCGCTGCGTGAGATGTTGAGAGTGGGTAGGGCGGGTCCGCTTAAGCTGGAGGATCCCTCAAGGGTAATTTTCGAAGTGGTGTCCGGCGTTGTTTCAAGATAA
- a CDS encoding glutamate--tRNA ligase, whose product MEIEEVVLKHALANAVRYGGKADVKAVMAKIMAEIPELRTRAREVRQVVDQVVARVNSMPLEEQLKILRERWPEVLEERRQEQRRAGLEGLPELPKVRGGVVVRFAPNPDFVLHLGSARPAVLNYAYRLKYGGRFILRFEDTDPRTKRPLVTEEVDAYQAIREDLKWLGVKWDEEYIQSRRMEIYYEHARKLLEIGGAYVDLCKPEEWRRLRNAGRACPHREQPPEVNLELWDKMLGGSFGEGEAVVRIKTDLAHPDPSVRDWVAFRIIDTSKTPHPLVGDRYVVWPTYNFAVSIDDHLMGVTHVLRAQEHSVNTVKQSYVFKHLGWEQPVTIHFGRLRIEGATLSKSKLKALKIRYDDLTLPTLAGLRNRGILPEAIWDLILSVGIKPSDSTVALANLYAYNRKYVEPIADRYMYVADPVKLVFEVDRELAARVPFHPSYREKGERVYRLGPGRVEVYVQRRDVEAGKVVRLMELANVEVERVEGDVAYGRLHSLGLEEARRVGAPIVQWVSQPIEVRVVRPAAVGKKEVEVGLGESYLDAVEVGRYVQFMRYGYLKKVGGREFVYVHD is encoded by the coding sequence ATGGAAATTGAGGAGGTAGTTCTAAAACACGCGCTTGCTAACGCCGTTAGGTACGGGGGGAAGGCGGACGTCAAGGCTGTGATGGCGAAGATAATGGCGGAGATTCCTGAGCTGAGGACTAGGGCTCGGGAGGTTAGGCAGGTGGTGGACCAGGTGGTGGCGCGGGTAAACTCTATGCCTCTCGAGGAGCAGTTGAAGATTTTGAGGGAGAGGTGGCCCGAGGTGCTTGAGGAGAGGAGGCAGGAGCAGAGGCGGGCCGGCTTGGAGGGGCTGCCCGAGTTGCCGAAGGTGAGGGGTGGGGTGGTTGTGCGCTTTGCGCCGAATCCCGACTTCGTGCTACATCTGGGGAGCGCCCGCCCCGCCGTCCTCAACTACGCCTACAGGCTTAAGTACGGCGGCCGGTTTATACTCAGGTTTGAAGACACAGACCCGAGGACTAAGAGGCCCCTCGTGACCGAGGAGGTGGACGCGTACCAGGCTATTAGAGAGGATTTGAAGTGGCTTGGGGTTAAGTGGGATGAGGAGTACATCCAGTCCCGCCGGATGGAGATCTACTACGAACACGCGAGGAAGTTGCTAGAGATCGGGGGTGCCTATGTGGATTTGTGCAAGCCGGAGGAGTGGAGGAGGCTTAGAAACGCGGGGAGGGCGTGCCCCCACCGGGAGCAACCGCCGGAGGTCAACCTGGAGCTTTGGGATAAGATGCTTGGGGGGAGTTTCGGGGAGGGGGAGGCTGTGGTCAGAATCAAGACAGATCTGGCTCATCCCGACCCCAGCGTGAGAGACTGGGTTGCCTTTAGAATTATAGACACCTCCAAGACGCCGCATCCCCTAGTTGGGGATAGATACGTGGTGTGGCCTACGTATAACTTCGCCGTGTCTATAGACGACCATTTAATGGGCGTCACCCACGTGCTTAGGGCTCAGGAACACAGCGTAAATACGGTTAAGCAGTCTTACGTGTTTAAGCACCTCGGCTGGGAGCAGCCGGTAACCATCCACTTCGGCAGGCTTAGGATAGAGGGGGCTACCCTCAGCAAGTCGAAGCTCAAGGCGCTTAAGATTAGGTACGACGACTTGACCCTCCCCACCCTCGCGGGGCTGAGGAACAGGGGGATACTGCCGGAGGCTATCTGGGATTTGATACTCTCCGTGGGGATAAAGCCTTCCGACTCCACAGTGGCTCTCGCCAATCTCTACGCCTACAATAGGAAGTACGTGGAGCCCATTGCCGATAGGTACATGTACGTGGCGGATCCCGTCAAGCTCGTTTTTGAGGTGGACCGGGAGCTGGCGGCGCGCGTGCCGTTTCACCCCAGCTATAGGGAGAAGGGGGAGAGGGTGTATAGGCTGGGCCCGGGGCGTGTGGAGGTGTATGTCCAGCGGCGCGACGTCGAGGCTGGGAAGGTCGTGAGGCTTATGGAGCTGGCCAACGTAGAGGTCGAGAGGGTGGAGGGAGACGTGGCGTATGGCCGTCTCCACAGCCTCGGGTTGGAGGAGGCGAGGCGCGTCGGCGCGCCGATAGTTCAGTGGGTTTCTCAGCCCATCGAGGTGAGGGTGGTGAGGCCGGCGGCGGTGGGTAAAAAGGAGGTGGAGGTGGGCCTCGGCGAGAGCTATCTCGACGCCGTGGAGGTGGGTCGGTATGTCCAGTTCATGCGGTACGGCTACTTGAAGAAGGTGGGGGGTAGGGAATTTGTCTACGTACATGACTAG
- a CDS encoding nucleotidyltransferase family protein, whose translation MQGIILAGGFGKRLAPLTSEVPKPLLPVGGKPILVRQIEWLRGYGVTDIILAVGYLRQKVFEALGDGRKFGVRIFYSVEEEPLGTGGAVKNALPFITEDPIVVVNGDVLTNIPVDKMVEALGDADGAIALVPLRSPYGIVEFDSGGFITRFREKPLLDGFFINAGVYVLRRRVLQELPDRGNIEETLFPRLAQQRRLRAVVFRDVFWRSVDSLKDLEEVDRFFAGNNGN comes from the coding sequence ATGCAGGGCATTATCCTAGCCGGGGGCTTTGGGAAGAGGCTGGCGCCTCTGACCTCGGAGGTGCCTAAGCCGCTGTTGCCGGTGGGCGGCAAGCCTATTTTGGTGAGGCAGATCGAGTGGCTTAGGGGATACGGCGTAACTGACATAATTCTTGCAGTTGGCTACTTGAGGCAGAAGGTATTTGAGGCGTTGGGCGACGGGAGAAAATTCGGCGTGAGGATATTCTACAGCGTAGAGGAGGAGCCCCTCGGGACGGGGGGTGCCGTGAAAAACGCCTTGCCATTCATCACAGAGGACCCGATAGTTGTGGTGAATGGCGATGTGCTGACTAACATCCCAGTGGATAAGATGGTGGAGGCGCTGGGCGACGCCGACGGGGCCATAGCGCTTGTCCCGTTGAGGAGCCCCTATGGCATTGTGGAGTTCGACAGCGGGGGCTTTATCACTAGGTTCCGGGAGAAGCCGCTTCTAGATGGCTTCTTTATAAACGCCGGGGTTTACGTACTTAGGCGGAGGGTGTTGCAGGAGTTGCCCGACCGGGGGAATATTGAGGAGACTCTCTTCCCGAGGCTCGCCCAGCAGAGGCGGCTGAGGGCGGTGGTGTTTAGAGATGTGTTTTGGCGCTCGGTAGACAGCCTAAAGGATCTAGAGGAGGTAGATAGGTTCTTTGCTGGTAATAATGGAAATTGA
- a CDS encoding CBS domain-containing protein, producing the protein MPLIKRRELPLRVSDIMVKNVVTAKENDKVRDIAIKMYENKIGSVVIVDDEGKPIGIVTERDIVYVLARALSPDTPAWMIMTENPIVIKEDALVVEAMEKMRELNIRHLPVVDHSGKLVGMVSFRDIVDFTATLLSILK; encoded by the coding sequence ATGCCACTGATAAAAAGGAGGGAGTTGCCTCTACGAGTCTCTGATATAATGGTAAAAAATGTGGTTACAGCCAAGGAAAACGACAAGGTAAGAGATATAGCAATTAAAATGTACGAAAACAAGATCGGTAGCGTCGTCATTGTCGACGACGAGGGTAAACCCATTGGAATAGTCACCGAGAGAGACATAGTATACGTCTTGGCCAGGGCGCTGTCCCCCGACACGCCGGCGTGGATGATAATGACGGAGAACCCAATAGTGATAAAAGAAGACGCCCTGGTAGTAGAGGCCATGGAAAAAATGAGAGAGCTAAACATTAGACACCTCCCAGTGGTTGACCACTCAGGTAAGCTAGTGGGGATGGTTTCATTTAGAGATATTGTGGATTTCACAGCTACGTTGCTGTCGATTCTTAAATGA
- a CDS encoding DUF309 domain-containing protein, which yields MRKLLIVENPGYTPAHREELIKKVRAVAPVITVRIATRHLEVDVKTEEDVDVVINKVEKILGGRLLDVVDITFERVEGGVRRFVELFNAERFWEAHNALEDIWRETRNPTLQGLIMLAAAYVKLQEGSLDKFEKLLQEALGLIQEDVECIKAQEVKRKAEAALLNRSLFKITCS from the coding sequence ATGAGGAAGCTACTCATAGTTGAAAACCCGGGATACACACCTGCGCATAGAGAGGAACTAATCAAAAAAGTGAGGGCCGTCGCTCCGGTAATCACGGTGCGGATCGCCACGAGACATTTAGAGGTAGATGTGAAGACCGAGGAGGACGTAGATGTCGTAATAAACAAGGTGGAGAAAATACTTGGCGGCAGGTTGCTGGACGTCGTAGACATCACTTTCGAGAGAGTCGAGGGCGGCGTGAGGCGGTTTGTTGAGTTATTCAACGCCGAGAGGTTTTGGGAGGCGCACAACGCGCTGGAGGACATCTGGAGAGAGACTAGAAACCCCACTCTCCAAGGCTTAATCATGCTTGCAGCGGCGTATGTAAAGCTACAGGAGGGTTCTCTAGACAAATTTGAAAAACTTCTACAAGAGGCCCTAGGCCTAATACAAGAGGATGTTGAGTGTATAAAAGCGCAGGAAGTGAAGAGAAAGGCAGAGGCGGCTTTGCTAAATAGGAGTCTGTTTAAAATAACATGCTCTTGA
- the cobB gene encoding NAD-dependent protein deacetylase — MEVDFTTDELDEVASAVARSSCNVALTGAGVSTASGIPDFRGPQGIWRVVDPEKFDIEYFYKNPDEVWDLFVNLFLPAFSVKPNPAHYALAELEKMGKLCAVITQNVDMLHQAAGSRNVVELHGALREAVCTQCGARYPLSEAVKRRVSGAPRCPKCGGVLKPDVVFFGEPLPRDAVREAFMLAEMADVFMAVGTSLAVYPANQLPVVAKKRGAKLVIINADETFYDFYADYILRGRVEEVLPRLVDRVKSMLF; from the coding sequence ATGGAGGTGGATTTCACAACTGATGAGCTTGACGAAGTCGCCTCCGCCGTCGCAAGATCTAGTTGCAACGTAGCGCTTACAGGCGCGGGGGTTTCCACGGCCAGCGGAATACCCGACTTCAGAGGCCCACAAGGCATATGGCGGGTGGTTGACCCAGAGAAGTTCGATATTGAATACTTCTACAAAAACCCCGACGAGGTGTGGGACTTGTTTGTAAATCTCTTCCTCCCCGCCTTCAGCGTGAAGCCGAACCCGGCGCACTACGCCCTTGCCGAGCTTGAAAAAATGGGGAAGCTGTGCGCGGTGATTACGCAGAACGTGGACATGCTTCACCAAGCCGCCGGTAGTAGAAACGTGGTGGAGTTACACGGGGCTTTGAGAGAAGCGGTGTGCACCCAGTGCGGGGCGAGGTACCCCCTCTCCGAGGCCGTAAAGCGCCGCGTCTCGGGGGCGCCCAGATGCCCGAAATGCGGCGGAGTTTTGAAGCCCGATGTTGTTTTCTTTGGAGAGCCCCTACCCCGGGACGCTGTTAGGGAGGCCTTTATGCTGGCGGAGATGGCGGATGTCTTCATGGCTGTGGGGACGTCCCTCGCTGTTTACCCGGCCAATCAGTTGCCAGTGGTGGCTAAGAAGCGGGGCGCCAAACTCGTAATTATCAACGCAGATGAGACCTTTTACGATTTCTACGCCGACTACATATTGAGGGGCCGCGTCGAGGAGGTATTACCAAGACTAGTGGACAGGGTCAAGAGCATGTTATTTTAA
- a CDS encoding DUF192 domain-containing protein, which translates to MALLITLYTLLSFISPFASYTSATIDGTPAVVYVADNVVKWSIGYMNVSTYDPRGVGAVGMIFLFPTNSTYCFWMKNTKIPLKIVWVRGTSPTTWSYGRPLDATPVCGFGDKVLELRSDFPTPMRVEIGEQRRLH; encoded by the coding sequence ATGGCTCTACTCATAACGCTGTATACCTTGCTGAGCTTCATCTCGCCCTTCGCCTCCTACACCTCGGCGACGATAGACGGGACGCCCGCCGTCGTGTATGTAGCCGACAACGTGGTGAAGTGGAGCATAGGCTACATGAACGTATCGACATACGACCCCAGAGGGGTGGGGGCGGTGGGCATGATCTTCCTCTTCCCCACCAACTCGACGTACTGCTTCTGGATGAAGAACACCAAAATCCCTCTAAAAATCGTGTGGGTGAGGGGCACCTCCCCCACCACGTGGTCATACGGGAGGCCGCTGGATGCCACCCCCGTCTGCGGCTTTGGCGACAAGGTCCTGGAGCTCAGGTCGGACTTCCCCACGCCTATGCGGGTGGAGATCGGCGAGCAACGACGTCTTCACTAA
- a CDS encoding ABC transporter substrate-binding protein, whose protein sequence is MDFKVVGGVVLGVVIGLLLAMSILPSQPAAQKPQCPTSVDLIKQRGKLVMGTSADWPPYEYVEGGAVVGIDVDIARRIAQSLGVGLEVRDMKFSALIEAVKRGEVDVVLADMAITPDRERQVLFSIPYQVDSSVVIARRGAPIRSVEDLRGKAVGIQVGTVQEDWAVKTLGNFSKIVRYDKVYPYMVEALRKGDLDAIVVGGVVGRAVVKRYPEFEIVMSTGVRYSAVAMPLCAQDLKLEVDKVIYGMLQSGEMERLISSWVEKWLYS, encoded by the coding sequence ATGGATTTTAAAGTTGTCGGTGGAGTAGTGCTGGGGGTTGTCATAGGCCTTCTACTGGCGATGTCTATCCTTCCGAGCCAGCCCGCGGCGCAGAAGCCCCAGTGCCCAACTTCGGTAGATCTCATTAAGCAGAGGGGGAAGCTCGTCATGGGTACCTCCGCCGACTGGCCTCCATACGAGTATGTAGAGGGGGGCGCCGTCGTCGGAATAGATGTGGACATCGCGAGGCGCATCGCGCAGAGCCTCGGCGTGGGGCTTGAGGTGAGGGATATGAAGTTCTCCGCCTTGATCGAGGCCGTGAAGAGGGGGGAAGTGGACGTGGTGCTCGCCGACATGGCCATAACGCCCGACCGCGAGAGGCAGGTGCTCTTCTCAATACCTTACCAGGTGGACTCCTCTGTGGTCATAGCGAGGCGAGGCGCGCCGATACGCTCCGTCGAGGACTTGAGGGGCAAGGCGGTGGGGATCCAGGTGGGTACTGTGCAGGAGGATTGGGCTGTCAAGACTCTTGGCAACTTCTCCAAAATTGTGAGGTACGACAAGGTGTATCCCTACATGGTGGAAGCCCTGCGGAAAGGTGACCTAGATGCGATAGTAGTGGGCGGCGTGGTGGGCAGGGCTGTGGTGAAGAGGTACCCCGAGTTTGAGATTGTCATGTCCACCGGCGTTAGGTATAGCGCGGTGGCGATGCCCCTCTGCGCACAAGACCTAAAGCTGGAGGTCGACAAGGTGATCTACGGCATGTTGCAGTCCGGCGAAATGGAGCGTCTGATATCTAGCTGGGTTGAGAAATGGCTCTACTCATAA
- a CDS encoding DNA-binding protein has product MKMCEILARYLVEVVAGARGNVVSFVVGDVARWAEAKMRPNRSVVFKVSSMAEALLASGHLEKIGKKYILKKDTPLWVRAKAGDVEGLCDIIESALLSYSRVVR; this is encoded by the coding sequence ATGAAGATGTGCGAAATCTTGGCTAGATACCTCGTGGAGGTGGTGGCGGGGGCCCGGGGCAACGTAGTCAGCTTCGTAGTGGGCGACGTGGCTAGGTGGGCCGAGGCGAAGATGAGGCCAAACAGATCGGTGGTGTTTAAAGTGTCCAGCATGGCCGAGGCTCTGCTGGCGTCGGGCCACCTGGAGAAGATCGGCAAGAAGTACATCTTAAAGAAAGACACCCCTCTGTGGGTAAGGGCGAAGGCGGGGGACGTGGAGGGCTTGTGCGATATTATTGAAAGCGCGTTGTTAAGCTACAGCAGGGTGGTTAGATAA